The DNA window TTTTCGTATGCATGGAATGCAAATTTATAAGAAATTTTCAATAGACCGGTATAGGTACCTTTAATTACtaaactagaaaaaaaaatctaacttgtAGGTATAATAAAGTGATTCGAATAATTTAGTGCCATATGTACGTATTCAATGGATGAATAAGAAAATAACTAGGTATGTAcataatgtaggtaaatttattCAGTTTCTTAGTATTCAATTCAACTATTCATTATCTAAAGTGCAGTATGATGTAAATATTCTCTGTGGAAACAGTCAGAACGTCTATTAAATTAATCGCTTATTTTATGGAAAATATGTTGCCATACACGCCACACAAGGACAGATTAAGAAATTAGCCTAATAAAAGAATTGAAGTACATTGTTCAACATGGGGCGTAAGTTAAATATTGCAACCGAcagtatatataaatatatacctagTTAAATCACGAAGACATGTCGGGGCTTGCGATATTCGCACGCCcagagttacacacaatatttttcagcacacttgcaataaaaaaaatgtaaaaagtactagaaatttcataactcctcAGGAAAAACcctttttctataactcccgctaAGTCTGCGTGCAATTGCACACACTTACGAAGTGTCATGAAAAAATTATGAAACTTCCGTAAAACTAATGCCGACATCCTTGCTATGCTCACGACATTTCATCAGCAGAAATCTCCCTtcgtaaataaactttttcagttGCCAACGCACACATTGTCACGTATCGATCAAACTTCCATCGCAACTATATAGTCCTTACAGGGATGTGATTCACGCTGTCCCCCGACATTCGAGCAGCTTGCGAAATTGTTGCGTGTCTACGTGAATACTATCAGACTGTCTGGGACGCGAAATAAGTTCATGCGTTGTGAAATAAGTTTTGGGTGTCGACGTGATTTGGGACGCGTGTGTTCGTCTTACTTTTTCGACTTTTTTACCGTTTTGCCTAACTATCACCTATAGTCTTTGGTAATCGGGCATTATCGCGAGAAGAATTACCAAAAATATTGTTTCTAATAGGGTAgcaaaattttatgttttcagAATCACTTTCGATCTAGCACAAataacaagagacaaaaaatggtctcaacatttttttctattattttgcataagtACCTATAGTTTCCACTTTAACCGCTGTacaaaatgtttgaaaaatggtaacgaagtgaaaaaaatatatttgggcCACCTAGTacgatcgaaagggctcgtgattctgagtaggataaacattaaatttacctagtTTAGAAAAAATGGTTTTTCTATCTTTTCTCGCTAAAATGCCCAATCTTGGCCATATTTATCTATAGACAagagaattattaaactagacaAAGATGAACATGTTCCAAACATTCCTCGCATCAATTCCCTCAAATCGCTCTGAGATAGTGAACGACCTAGAAATCCCTGAAATACCTCTAACCCCCTACATATACGAGCCAGACCTTATCAGCCTGAGTGACAGTTCTCTGGACTCAGTTACGTCAGTTGAAGAGTTGGAAGCTAGTCTTAGTACGGATTCTAGTGTCGCGCTGTCGAGAGCCATGACTGGATCGGAGTTTGACTATGATTGGTATAGGAGGGTAAGTTGTATTACTTATAAGAGTTTTGAGACGTTGCAGGGATTGTAACTGTATGGAAATGGGAACTGCACGCCAATTTATTGCTATGCCGACATGTAGTTCCCATAAAAATTGCAGTCCGTCTGTTTCGGTCCTAAAGCGTAGGAGATCAAACTCACTAATTTTCGGTGGATACAATAATAGTTCTTGTAGTAACGTAACGGCAAAGCCACTCGTTTTGATTAAGGTTGTAAAATTCGAAACCTGGCTCTCCATGTGCCTATCTACGGACCCTTTGCATAGAAATTCGGTAGCAGGGGAGAAGAATTAATTTTGTTTCTCTGCATCTGATTATTATACCAACGTGTACTAGTACAGGTATGGGTACTACAggtttaggtacctatattattttatcagatCGTTCATCCGATGGCTATTGCTCATTTGTTCATGGTTTATGTTCAGCTAGACCGTctgaataggtacctatataattttGTAATTGATTTTCAGTACAAACGGCTGGATTTAAGCGATCCCTGGGAGCAGATGAGGATTGGCTGGGCCGCGTTTCCTCCCGAACACACCGCCACACTTAACAGGTTAGTTGcgaattttcaagttttttaaGGTTTGATGCTGCCGtgttaaatataagtattattGATATAttgacattcgaaaaactgctgGGCACTTCTGGATGGGATTAgtccaggaccgggataagtggcgtacacgaagggaggcctatgctcagcagtgggcgattaatggctgaaatgatgatgaatgatgattATCGATAAATTAAGTATGAATAAAGTAAGTTAAACATGTGGGATATCAACTGTTCACGGctccatttttttaatttgacatCATATTCTACTAAAGTTGACATTGAAAGTATTGAAACACAAACGAAATATTGAAAAACAAAGTATTGAAAGTAGGTGTGCAAGAGTATATATTTAACTTGAGTCCGGACTCTATTAGAGATGCTATAAGAGAAAAATACGCGTGTGATGTTTACAGTCTTCATTCAACATTTCAAAAGTTAAAGTGTACGAGAAAAACAGAGAAAATAAATCTAATGTCGTTGCGCGGTCAGATGAGATAAGACTACGCTGATCGAACTAATTGAAACTTTACCTTCTTAAGTTGGTCACGGAAGATCGATAATAACCCATAAGGTATCCCTCGAGGAAAAGTTACGTGTGTTAACATTAAAACGAGGAAAACGAGAAACCATACCAACTTAGTGATTCAATTACTTAGAGGTagccattattaatattattatatatatcttaGTGGGAAGTACAGTTGGCATCACAAGAAGCGGATGGAACAACCACAACGTATAGAAATTAAATATCGTCAAATAGGGTGAAAAGGCATGACCGTGAAAGGCATAGCGACAAAACGTGTCATTTTCCTGacaatttatttacaaaacactGGCATTGAAAAAAACAATACAATTGTTATGATTGCGTTGCGTAAGGAGATATTTATTAAATGTTAGGTAAACCACATTTAAAGTTTCATCCCTATTCACCCCGTCCATCACTAATGACCCCTTTTAACGGTACATCTAtctttttagagttccgtagtcaactaggaacccttatagtttcgtcctgtctgtctgtccgttcgtccgtccgcggataatctcagtgaccgttagcactagaaagctgaaatttggtaccaatatgtataataatcacgccgacaaagtggtaaaataaaaagtgtaaaaaatgttttgttagggtacccccccctacatgtaaagtggggattgtttttttttcattccaaccccaacgtgtgatatattgttagataggtatttaaaaatgaataggggttaactaaaatcgttttttgataacattaatattttcggaaataatcgctcctaaaggaaaaaaagtgtgtccccccctcctctaacttttgaacgataagtttaaaaaaatatgaaaaaaccacaaaagtagaactttataaaaactttctaggaaaattattttcaacttg is part of the Leguminivora glycinivorella isolate SPB_JAAS2020 chromosome 10, LegGlyc_1.1, whole genome shotgun sequence genome and encodes:
- the LOC125230199 gene encoding uncharacterized protein LOC125230199 isoform X1; amino-acid sequence: MNMFQTFLASIPSNRSEIVNDLEIPEIPLTPYIYEPDLISLSDSSLDSVTSVEELEASLSTDSSVALSRAMTGSEFDYDWYRRYKRLDLSDPWEQMRIGWAAFPPEHTATLNSLSLHSNTDTIDTPPPSIPFEPFPSQEFLRKIDRFFEEECCVFGPDDPAILALEEALKDVDLDNLYSDQDVIQY